A portion of the Streptomyces platensis genome contains these proteins:
- a CDS encoding acyltransferase family protein, with protein sequence MRELIRRIDAATPADRDRGVDALRALALLGVMLGHWLVTALVADSGTVRVVSPLPQLPHLTPVSWLLQTLAVFFLVGGQMAATSCAATRARGGTYRRWLGARMARLFRPVVAVLVVWCVVAGGLLVAGAGLDTVHTLGKLALSPLWFLLVFAALTAATPLTARLHPLWPLAVVLHIDLLRFGLGGPAWLGWINVAAGWLVPYCLGAAWARGGLRSRATAWVLLLGGAATTAGLVLWAGYPAAMVGVPGATISNLNPPTLAAVTFGLAQCGAALLLLGPLGRLLQRPAVRAAVALMNLSAMTLFLWHQTAMMAVTAVGLLTGGFLPGLHTLPDGAGWALARLLWLPVFALALLVCWSAFRTYEQGRRGGTTVVRAGRPAEARAVRRA encoded by the coding sequence ATGCGTGAGCTCATCCGGCGGATCGACGCCGCGACACCGGCCGACCGTGACCGCGGCGTCGACGCACTGCGTGCGCTCGCCCTTCTCGGGGTGATGCTCGGACACTGGCTGGTGACCGCGCTGGTCGCCGACAGCGGCACGGTGCGGGTCGTCAGCCCCCTCCCTCAGCTGCCGCACCTCACCCCGGTCTCCTGGCTTCTCCAGACCCTGGCCGTCTTCTTTCTGGTGGGTGGTCAGATGGCGGCGACGAGCTGTGCCGCCACCCGTGCCCGGGGCGGGACCTACCGCCGGTGGCTCGGCGCCCGGATGGCCCGGCTGTTCCGGCCCGTGGTGGCCGTGCTGGTCGTCTGGTGCGTGGTGGCGGGCGGGCTGCTCGTCGCCGGGGCCGGTCTGGACACCGTCCACACCCTCGGCAAACTGGCGCTGTCCCCGCTCTGGTTCCTGCTGGTGTTCGCCGCACTGACGGCGGCGACTCCGCTGACCGCCCGGCTGCATCCGCTGTGGCCGCTCGCCGTCGTGCTGCACATCGATCTGCTCCGGTTCGGGCTCGGCGGCCCGGCCTGGCTCGGCTGGATCAATGTGGCGGCCGGCTGGCTGGTGCCGTACTGCCTGGGCGCGGCCTGGGCCCGGGGCGGGCTGCGGAGCCGGGCGACGGCATGGGTGCTGCTGCTCGGCGGCGCCGCCACCACCGCCGGACTCGTCCTGTGGGCCGGCTACCCGGCCGCCATGGTCGGGGTGCCGGGCGCGACCATATCCAACCTCAATCCGCCCACTCTCGCGGCGGTCACCTTCGGTCTCGCCCAGTGCGGGGCGGCCCTGCTGCTGCTCGGCCCCCTGGGACGGCTGCTCCAACGCCCCGCCGTCCGGGCGGCGGTGGCGCTGATGAACCTCTCGGCGATGACGCTCTTCCTGTGGCACCAGACCGCGATGATGGCGGTCACCGCGGTCGGTCTGCTCACCGGCGGGTTCCTGCCCGGTCTGCACACCCTTCCCGACGGTGCCGGCTGGGCCCTCGCCCGGCTGCTCTGGCTGCCGGTGTTCGCGCTGGCGCTGCTGGTGTGCTGGTCCGCGTTCCGCACGTACGAGCAGGGGCGGCGCGGCGGCACCACGGTGGTCCGGGCGGGGCGTCCCGCTGAGGCCAGGGCGGTGCGGCGTGCTTAG
- a CDS encoding thioesterase II family protein, with protein MTVAASAVPERVVLAARPQAALRLYCVPPAGAGPDCYLRWAPLLPPWIEPCSVALPGRGTRAAEPSLTDPAYLSARLAAVLDDWTDPRPFAVFGHSAGALLAYEATRHLRRTHGRLPSLLAVSSLSAPHIDAYSAGLPPRLTAGLEGIRELVGPIPDQLLADARLMAAACTPLLADCLLLLHYRHRPEPPLDVPLALYGGEHDPVTSVPDLQAWNDLVTTPAPVQLFPGGHTYLQTETKALVDRLTETLDPARYARPVATA; from the coding sequence GTGACGGTAGCGGCGTCGGCGGTGCCGGAGCGTGTCGTGCTGGCCGCCCGTCCGCAGGCGGCGCTGCGCTTGTATTGCGTGCCGCCCGCCGGGGCCGGCCCGGACTGCTATCTGCGCTGGGCGCCGCTGCTGCCGCCCTGGATCGAGCCGTGCTCCGTGGCGCTGCCCGGCCGCGGCACCCGCGCCGCGGAACCCTCGCTGACCGACCCCGCGTATCTGAGCGCCCGGCTCGCCGCGGTGCTGGACGACTGGACCGACCCCCGGCCGTTCGCGGTCTTCGGACACAGCGCGGGCGCCCTGCTGGCCTACGAGGCGACCCGCCATCTGCGGCGCACCCATGGCCGGCTGCCGTCGCTGCTGGCGGTGTCCTCACTGTCCGCGCCACATATCGACGCCTACAGCGCCGGCCTGCCGCCCCGGCTGACCGCCGGGCTGGAAGGCATCCGCGAACTCGTCGGACCGATCCCCGACCAACTGCTCGCCGACGCCCGCCTGATGGCCGCGGCCTGCACCCCCCTGCTGGCCGACTGTCTGCTGCTGCTGCACTACCGGCACCGCCCCGAACCGCCGCTCGACGTGCCGCTGGCCCTCTACGGCGGGGAACACGACCCGGTCACCAGCGTGCCGGACCTCCAGGCCTGGAACGACCTGGTCACCACACCGGCCCCGGTCCAGCTCTTCCCCGGCGGGCACACCTACCTCCAGACGGAGACCAAAGCCCTGGTGGACCGGCTCACCGAGACCCTCGACCCGGCCCGGTACGCCCGCCCCGTGGCGACGGCATGA
- a CDS encoding polyprenyl synthetase family protein yields MRRRTGATTPRTPRETGPPPPGLRTVTDGPDRADTRSAGLGPDTVDADVPAAVGRMLVGVLDEQVARAAGIERTFAQDVAARVARFTLDGGKRTRSQFLWWGLRSCQDRPGAGDVETALRVAAAVELLQTCALIHDDAMDRSPLRRGRPAVHAAFAGQYATPDTAEAAGRFGTAAAVLTGDLALAWADDTVAGIELGAAAGPRVRHLWRAMRMEMVAGQYLDLYGQITGSRSVALAVRTAYLKSARYSVERPLALGAALAGADEPTTRALSAAGRCAGVAFQFQDDLMGVFGDQERTGKPSGGDIREGKHTYLLAVGRARAVQRRDRAALALLDRCVGDSGLDAADLERVRAALVSTGAPGLVERRIHRLVARSIRHLDEAAPEPAAAARLRSLFASVAGLRTATGHPRPAARTGSAAGPVPARAAERGTV; encoded by the coding sequence ATGCGCCGTCGTACCGGGGCCACCACGCCCCGCACGCCGCGCGAGACCGGCCCGCCGCCGCCCGGTCTGCGTACCGTGACGGACGGACCGGACCGTGCTGACACCCGCTCAGCCGGTCTCGGGCCGGACACCGTCGACGCGGATGTGCCGGCCGCCGTGGGACGGATGCTCGTCGGCGTCCTCGATGAGCAGGTCGCGCGGGCGGCCGGGATCGAGCGGACCTTCGCCCAGGATGTCGCCGCCCGGGTCGCCCGCTTCACCCTGGACGGCGGCAAGCGCACCCGCTCCCAGTTTCTGTGGTGGGGGCTGCGGTCCTGCCAGGACCGGCCGGGCGCCGGTGACGTGGAGACGGCACTCCGGGTGGCCGCCGCCGTCGAACTCCTCCAGACGTGTGCGCTCATCCACGACGACGCCATGGACCGGTCACCGCTGCGCCGCGGCCGGCCCGCGGTCCATGCCGCGTTCGCCGGCCAGTACGCGACGCCGGACACCGCGGAAGCGGCCGGTCGGTTCGGCACCGCCGCCGCCGTGCTCACCGGTGATCTCGCCCTCGCCTGGGCGGATGACACGGTCGCCGGTATCGAACTCGGTGCGGCGGCCGGTCCGCGGGTGCGGCACCTCTGGCGGGCGATGCGGATGGAAATGGTGGCCGGTCAGTACCTCGACCTCTACGGCCAGATCACCGGCTCCCGCTCCGTCGCGCTGGCCGTCCGCACCGCGTACCTCAAGAGCGCGCGGTACTCGGTGGAGCGGCCGCTGGCTCTCGGCGCGGCGCTGGCCGGGGCCGATGAGCCCACCACCCGCGCGCTGAGTGCCGCCGGCCGCTGTGCCGGGGTGGCCTTCCAGTTCCAGGACGACCTGATGGGGGTGTTCGGGGACCAGGAGCGGACCGGCAAACCGTCCGGCGGCGACATCCGGGAAGGCAAGCACACCTATCTGCTCGCGGTCGGCCGGGCCCGCGCCGTGCAGCGCCGCGACCGGGCCGCCCTCGCGCTCCTCGACCGCTGTGTCGGTGACAGCGGGCTGGACGCCGCCGATCTGGAGCGGGTGCGCGCCGCCCTCGTCTCCACCGGCGCCCCCGGCCTCGTCGAACGGCGCATCCACCGGCTGGTGGCCCGCAGCATCCGTCATCTGGACGAGGCCGCCCCGGAACCCGCCGCGGCCGCCCGGCTGCGCAGCCTCTTCGCATCGGTCGCCGGTCTCCGCACCGCCACCGGCCACCCTCGCCCGGCAGCACGAACCGGCAGCGCAGCCGGGCCCGTTCCCGCCCGGGCGGCCGAAAGGGGCACCGTATGA
- a CDS encoding sensor histidine kinase produces the protein MHRVSQGGWKSGGPRLRAAVRGLPHTLRDDLWTVALDPLPRMRWLGRLPHALVVLAAVLMGWLNADRYTAGATVLALTVLQSGAAVLALSRPVPAWWLSTIALFLVRNADGVKTSHDALWSWSIPGIALHALVLFLLALRVRPRIAAEALAFSFLAAVAALAFLGPVPDQPLLPGAAPPVLASSAQDVTVVQDAVTFTCAVVLGAALRGRRVARNQLVEQEVLTAGERARRTLLEERNRIARELHDVVAHHMSVISIQAQVAPHLVKDPTDELRENLAGIRGSAVEALTELRRVLGVLRSEEALADGVRHTPQPSLGRLDELVGTVRGAGLRVTTEITGEPRPLSPGVELSAFRIVQEALSNALRHAPGAEVRVALGYRPGGLTIRVANTAPDRPAPPSQGAGHGLLGMHERAAMLGGELATGATPDGGYEVTAILPAQAARPADPREPAP, from the coding sequence ATGCACCGTGTGAGCCAGGGGGGTTGGAAGAGCGGGGGGCCGCGGCTGCGGGCGGCCGTGCGGGGGCTCCCGCATACCCTGCGCGACGACTTGTGGACGGTGGCACTCGATCCACTGCCCCGGATGCGCTGGCTGGGCCGGCTGCCGCATGCGCTTGTGGTGCTGGCCGCGGTGCTCATGGGCTGGCTCAACGCGGACCGGTACACCGCGGGAGCCACCGTGCTGGCGCTCACGGTGCTCCAGTCGGGCGCCGCCGTCCTCGCGCTGTCCCGCCCGGTACCCGCCTGGTGGCTGTCGACGATCGCGCTCTTCCTGGTCAGGAACGCCGACGGGGTCAAAACCAGCCATGACGCCCTGTGGTCCTGGAGCATCCCGGGCATCGCCCTGCACGCCCTGGTGCTGTTCCTTCTCGCACTGCGGGTCCGGCCCCGTATCGCGGCCGAGGCGCTGGCGTTCTCGTTCCTGGCGGCGGTGGCCGCACTGGCCTTCTTGGGGCCGGTACCGGACCAGCCCCTCCTGCCGGGTGCGGCCCCGCCGGTCCTCGCGTCCTCCGCCCAGGACGTGACCGTCGTCCAGGACGCCGTGACCTTCACCTGCGCGGTGGTGCTGGGCGCCGCGCTGCGCGGCCGCCGGGTGGCCCGTAACCAGCTCGTCGAGCAGGAGGTGCTCACCGCCGGGGAGCGGGCCCGGCGCACGCTGCTGGAGGAGCGCAACCGGATCGCCCGCGAACTGCACGACGTGGTCGCCCACCACATGTCGGTGATCTCGATCCAGGCGCAGGTCGCCCCGCATCTGGTCAAGGACCCCACCGACGAGCTCAGGGAGAACCTCGCGGGCATCCGCGGGAGCGCCGTCGAGGCGTTGACCGAACTCCGGCGGGTGCTGGGCGTGCTGCGCTCGGAGGAAGCCCTGGCGGACGGGGTACGGCACACCCCGCAGCCCAGTCTCGGCCGGCTGGACGAACTGGTCGGCACGGTGCGCGGCGCCGGGCTCAGGGTCACCACCGAGATCACCGGTGAGCCGCGCCCGCTGTCCCCGGGTGTCGAGCTGTCGGCGTTCCGTATCGTCCAGGAGGCGCTCAGCAACGCGCTCCGGCATGCGCCCGGCGCGGAGGTGCGGGTGGCCCTCGGATACCGGCCCGGCGGTCTCACCATCCGCGTCGCCAACACCGCGCCGGACCGGCCCGCCCCGCCCTCGCAGGGCGCCGGCCACGGCCTGCTGGGGATGCATGAGCGCGCCGCCATGCTCGGCGGCGAACTCGCCACCGGCGCCACCCCCGACGGCGGTTACGAAGTGACCGCGATCCTGCCCGCCCAGGCCGCGCGGCCTGCCGACCCCCGTGAGCCCGCCCCATGA
- a CDS encoding beta-ketoacyl-[acyl-carrier-protein] synthase family protein — MPGQCHDVAVTGLGVISPAGIGARATWDSLLTGRSTAARDPGLAGLPVDISCQVPDFDTARLVGRKAAWRLDRFVAMALLAARHAVADAGLDPTEWDASRVGVVMGTGTGSMERYVTEFAKLAAGRPLDISPLAITRSVPNMAAAEIALDLTATGPNFAVSTACASGSSALGIARDLLRAGTCDLVLAGGAESARHPIPAACFHRMGALSRRTDDPAGACRPFDAARDGFVLSEGAAVLVLEHPEHARARGARARAQLVGYGASCDAYHYAAPDPEGRGAAAALTAALADAGLVPRDIDHVNAHGTGTRLNDLAEARALRAVFPEPPTVTSLKGALGHAIGAAGAIEAAVTVMSLQQGTIPPTANHEDPDLDIDLDIVAKAPRRTPLAAAASTSFGFGGQNAALVFRSA; from the coding sequence ATGCCCGGTCAGTGCCATGACGTCGCCGTCACCGGTCTGGGCGTCATCAGCCCGGCCGGGATCGGCGCACGGGCCACCTGGGACTCCCTGCTCACCGGCCGGTCCACCGCCGCCCGGGACCCGGGGCTGGCGGGGCTGCCGGTGGACATCTCCTGCCAGGTGCCCGACTTCGACACCGCGCGTCTGGTCGGCCGGAAAGCCGCCTGGCGGCTGGACCGCTTCGTCGCCATGGCGCTGCTCGCCGCCCGGCACGCCGTCGCCGACGCCGGTCTCGACCCCACCGAGTGGGACGCCTCCCGGGTCGGCGTGGTCATGGGCACCGGCACCGGGAGCATGGAGCGCTACGTCACCGAATTCGCCAAGCTCGCGGCCGGCCGCCCGCTGGACATCTCGCCCCTCGCCATCACCCGCAGCGTGCCCAACATGGCAGCCGCTGAGATCGCCCTCGACCTGACGGCCACGGGCCCCAACTTCGCCGTCTCCACCGCCTGCGCGTCCGGCAGCAGCGCCCTCGGCATCGCCCGTGACCTGCTGCGCGCCGGGACCTGCGACCTCGTGCTGGCCGGCGGCGCGGAATCCGCCCGCCACCCCATCCCCGCGGCCTGCTTCCACCGCATGGGCGCCCTGTCCCGGCGTACGGACGACCCCGCGGGCGCCTGCCGCCCCTTCGACGCCGCACGCGACGGTTTCGTCCTCTCCGAAGGCGCCGCCGTGCTGGTGCTGGAACACCCGGAGCACGCCCGTGCCCGCGGTGCGCGAGCGCGCGCGCAGCTGGTCGGCTACGGGGCGAGCTGCGACGCCTACCACTACGCGGCTCCCGACCCCGAGGGCCGGGGCGCCGCCGCGGCCCTCACCGCGGCCCTGGCCGACGCCGGTCTGGTACCCCGGGACATCGATCACGTCAATGCGCACGGCACCGGCACCCGCCTGAACGACCTGGCCGAAGCCAGGGCCCTGCGCGCCGTCTTCCCCGAGCCGCCCACCGTCACCTCCCTCAAGGGCGCGCTCGGCCACGCCATCGGAGCGGCGGGGGCCATCGAGGCGGCCGTCACGGTCATGAGCCTCCAACAGGGCACCATCCCGCCCACCGCCAACCACGAGGACCCCGACCTCGATATCGACCTGGACATCGTGGCCAAGGCGCCGCGCCGTACGCCCCTGGCCGCCGCCGCCAGCACGTCGTTCGGCTTCGGCGGCCAGAACGCCGCCCTCGTCTTCCGGTCCGCCTGA
- a CDS encoding acyl carrier protein, whose product MPTSAELITSTLTETFDLDPAEVTPERTFEDLGLDSLALVEMGLMLQERTGISLDDVPLRTTLGELAALMDSGTAGQVLTTAPNSGS is encoded by the coding sequence GTGCCCACCAGTGCAGAGCTGATCACCAGCACCCTCACCGAGACCTTCGACCTCGACCCGGCCGAGGTCACCCCCGAGCGCACCTTCGAGGACCTCGGCCTGGACTCCCTCGCGCTGGTCGAGATGGGCCTGATGCTTCAGGAGCGCACCGGGATCTCGCTGGACGACGTGCCGCTGCGGACGACCCTCGGTGAACTCGCCGCGCTGATGGACAGCGGTACGGCCGGCCAGGTCCTGACCACCGCGCCGAACAGCGGCAGCTGA
- a CDS encoding MFS transporter: protein MVRADRPQADRPGSAASGRPMAPLLAVCAGYFMVILDVTVINVAVPVVGRELSASLTGIQWITDGYTLVFAGLLLTGGALGDRLGNRRIFCTGVVVFTLASAACGLAPASGALIAARLVEGLGAALIVPGSLALLQQAYPAPAERSRAFGLWGSMAGIAASAGPLLGGLLVTTVGWRWVFFINLPVGCVCLLLTLRHVSASARRTDRPVDWPAQCALIATAALLTTVLNEAGRRGWTDPLILTGARRRGTKAGPPAEGRRAAAYGLRRYAVVCTQDRPVARRAMSSRRPGSPPLYRQIPHPKGSTMSTLIVTAFVTLDGVMQAPGGPNEDVDAGFAHGGWQVPYVDDDFMGLMTGVFEHTADHLLLGRKTYDIFATYWPRVTDPDNSIAVKLNSMPKYVASRTRNSLEWNNSQLLEGDAAEAVARLKQELGGTLMTQGSGDLIRTLQQHDLVDEYRLLINPVILGTGKRLFAEGAAPTAWRLTESRTTGAGVQYCVYQRAGKPEYGTFELDEQD, encoded by the coding sequence ATGGTGCGTGCCGACAGGCCCCAGGCCGACCGACCGGGCAGTGCGGCGTCGGGCCGGCCGATGGCTCCGCTTCTCGCGGTCTGTGCGGGCTACTTCATGGTCATCCTGGACGTGACCGTCATCAACGTCGCCGTCCCGGTGGTGGGACGGGAACTGTCCGCCTCGCTCACCGGGATCCAGTGGATCACCGACGGCTACACCCTGGTCTTCGCCGGTCTGCTGCTCACCGGCGGCGCGCTGGGGGACCGGCTGGGCAACCGCCGGATCTTCTGCACCGGCGTGGTGGTCTTCACGCTCGCCTCGGCCGCCTGCGGCCTGGCCCCGGCCAGCGGGGCCCTGATCGCCGCCCGGCTGGTGGAAGGACTCGGCGCGGCCCTGATCGTGCCCGGCTCGCTCGCCCTCCTGCAACAGGCGTATCCGGCACCCGCCGAGCGCTCCCGGGCCTTCGGCCTGTGGGGCTCCATGGCGGGCATCGCGGCCTCCGCCGGGCCCCTGCTGGGCGGCCTCCTGGTCACCACCGTGGGCTGGCGCTGGGTGTTCTTCATCAACCTGCCCGTCGGATGCGTCTGCCTGCTGCTGACGCTGCGTCATGTCTCCGCTTCGGCCCGGCGTACGGACCGCCCCGTGGACTGGCCGGCCCAGTGCGCCCTCATCGCCACGGCCGCCCTGCTCACCACCGTCCTCAACGAGGCCGGACGACGGGGCTGGACGGACCCGCTGATCCTCACCGGAGCCCGCCGAAGGGGCACAAAAGCCGGGCCGCCGGCTGAGGGTCGGCGGGCCGCGGCGTACGGCCTGCGGCGATATGCCGTGGTATGTACCCAGGACCGGCCGGTCGCGCGGCGAGCGATGAGTTCTCGCCGGCCCGGGAGTCCACCCCTGTACCGGCAGATTCCGCACCCGAAGGGCAGCACCATGAGCACACTGATCGTCACCGCGTTCGTCACCCTGGACGGCGTCATGCAGGCCCCCGGCGGCCCGAACGAGGACGTCGACGCGGGCTTCGCGCACGGCGGCTGGCAGGTCCCGTATGTCGACGACGACTTCATGGGCCTCATGACCGGGGTCTTCGAGCACACCGCCGACCATCTCCTGCTCGGCCGGAAGACCTACGACATCTTCGCCACCTACTGGCCGCGCGTCACCGACCCGGACAACTCGATCGCCGTGAAGCTCAACAGCATGCCCAAGTACGTCGCCTCACGCACCCGGAACAGCCTGGAGTGGAACAACTCCCAGCTGCTGGAGGGCGACGCCGCGGAGGCGGTCGCCCGGCTCAAGCAGGAGCTCGGCGGCACGCTCATGACGCAGGGCAGCGGCGACCTCATCCGCACCCTTCAGCAGCACGACCTCGTCGACGAGTACCGGCTGCTGATCAACCCGGTGATCCTCGGCACCGGCAAGCGGCTGTTCGCCGAGGGCGCCGCCCCCACCGCCTGGCGGCTCACGGAATCCCGCACCACCGGCGCGGGCGTCCAGTACTGCGTCTACCAACGGGCCGGGAAGCCCGAGTACGGCACCTTCGAGCTCGACGAGCAGGACTGA
- a CDS encoding MFS transporter, whose amino-acid sequence MTAAAPARTPAPPVHRAAAAAVVCLGLFMLGLDLTVLNVAVPDLQGGLETSTAQVQWIVDGFALVLGGTVLAVGAFTDAWGRRRSFVCGVAVCGGASLGGALAAQPWQVIAARCTMGAGAALLMPATLAVLHHLFPEARLRSRAIAAWAAVGGMGGLCGPVIGGWLVEHFSWRAAFWINLPLAAVIIVLALLLVPESHARRRAGFDVPGAALSAAGLLVLVWSITESPHRGWTSPAALTGFAVAALLLAAFVRRQLHAPAPMLPLSLLRVPAIGVAAAALALMSFAMFGALFVLTLYLQGVLGFSPWQAGLRTLPLPAGLALGAVCAVPVRARLGGRVPVVGGLALVTVGFAILATTTPDSDYPHCAAFQLVAGFGAGLVAAAATESVMGSVATERAGLGSAINDATRQVGSALGVAVQGSLLAAVFTSRLTASLTDLHAPAPVAAAARHSMLSVPAQAMRLPGPLRSSVLSAARRAFTDAMTLTAVVAGAVTLLTAAAAARWLGRPDRPDGAPRPAGARLHGPQPAPREEERPAL is encoded by the coding sequence ATGACGGCCGCCGCGCCGGCCCGCACTCCGGCCCCACCCGTACACCGGGCGGCAGCGGCCGCCGTGGTGTGCCTCGGACTGTTCATGCTGGGCCTGGATCTGACGGTCCTCAATGTCGCGGTGCCCGACCTTCAGGGCGGCCTGGAAACCTCCACCGCGCAGGTCCAGTGGATCGTCGACGGCTTCGCCCTGGTCCTGGGCGGCACGGTGCTGGCCGTGGGCGCCTTCACCGACGCCTGGGGCCGGCGGCGTTCCTTCGTCTGCGGGGTGGCGGTCTGCGGAGGCGCCTCGCTGGGCGGTGCGCTGGCCGCCCAGCCCTGGCAGGTGATCGCCGCGCGCTGCACCATGGGGGCCGGGGCCGCACTGCTGATGCCGGCGACGCTGGCGGTCCTTCACCATCTTTTCCCCGAGGCCCGGTTGCGCAGCCGGGCGATCGCCGCCTGGGCCGCGGTCGGCGGTATGGGCGGCCTGTGCGGTCCGGTCATCGGCGGCTGGCTGGTGGAGCACTTCTCCTGGCGCGCCGCCTTCTGGATCAACCTGCCCCTCGCCGCCGTCATCATCGTGCTGGCCCTGCTCCTGGTACCCGAGTCCCATGCGCGGCGGCGCGCCGGCTTCGATGTGCCCGGTGCGGCGCTGTCCGCCGCGGGGCTGCTGGTCCTGGTGTGGTCGATCACCGAGAGCCCGCACCGCGGCTGGACCAGCCCGGCCGCACTGACCGGATTCGCCGTCGCCGCGCTGCTGCTGGCCGCCTTCGTCCGCCGCCAGCTGCACGCCCCCGCGCCGATGCTCCCGCTGTCCCTGCTGCGGGTGCCGGCCATCGGAGTGGCCGCGGCGGCCCTGGCACTGATGTCCTTCGCCATGTTCGGCGCGCTGTTCGTGCTCACCCTCTACCTCCAGGGCGTACTGGGCTTCAGCCCCTGGCAGGCCGGGCTGCGGACGCTGCCCCTGCCGGCCGGGCTGGCGCTGGGCGCGGTGTGCGCGGTGCCGGTACGGGCACGGCTGGGCGGCCGGGTCCCCGTCGTGGGCGGACTGGCCCTGGTGACGGTCGGCTTCGCGATCCTGGCGACCACCACCCCGGACTCCGACTACCCGCACTGCGCGGCCTTCCAGCTGGTGGCGGGCTTCGGCGCCGGACTGGTGGCGGCCGCTGCCACCGAATCGGTGATGGGCTCGGTCGCCACCGAAAGAGCCGGACTCGGCTCGGCCATCAACGACGCCACCCGCCAGGTCGGTTCCGCCCTCGGGGTGGCCGTCCAGGGCTCCCTGCTCGCGGCCGTCTTCACCTCCCGGCTCACCGCCTCCCTCACCGATCTGCACGCCCCCGCGCCGGTGGCCGCCGCGGCCCGGCACAGCATGCTGTCGGTCCCCGCACAGGCGATGCGGCTGCCCGGCCCGCTGCGCAGCAGTGTGCTGTCCGCCGCGCGACGCGCCTTCACGGACGCCATGACGCTGACCGCCGTCGTCGCCGGAGCCGTCACCCTGCTCACCGCCGCGGCCGCCGCCCGCTGGCTCGGCCGCCCTGACCGCCCGGACGGCGCGCCCCGGCCCGCCGGTGCCCGGCTCCACGGACCGCAGCCGGCGCCCAGGGAAGAGGAGCGTCCGGCGCTATAG
- a CDS encoding alpha/beta hydrolase, with translation MASRPRGSRPLRTLLAAFVVTAVVVPVSGAARPAAVPAPAPKALAPLRSAAPGALAERYAVNREGIRAAERMAEGHGDRARAGVLREMAGPARQFLFFDGRDGGRTTEVFGDLARAERIAVLVPGSDTHLDRYARLRSGALALQRELGGRSAVLAWAGYRTPSTVSPDVLTPARAAEAAPGLRAFVGAVAKLRPTARLSVLCHSYGAVVCGRAAPGLDVADLVLFGSPGAGAENVSALHTPATVWAGRGDDDWIAEVPHGQLQLPFGTLGLGADPVAPEFGARVFAAGPGGHSDYLTPGSVSLRNLARIVSGQAPSEESGDA, from the coding sequence ATGGCGTCCCGCCCGCGCGGCAGCCGTCCGCTGCGCACTCTGCTCGCCGCTTTCGTCGTCACCGCGGTGGTGGTGCCCGTCTCGGGTGCGGCCCGCCCCGCGGCCGTCCCGGCACCGGCCCCCAAGGCGCTCGCCCCGTTGCGGTCCGCCGCCCCCGGTGCGCTCGCCGAGCGCTACGCCGTCAACCGCGAGGGCATCCGTGCGGCGGAGCGGATGGCCGAGGGCCACGGCGACCGGGCGCGGGCCGGGGTATTGCGCGAGATGGCCGGCCCGGCGCGGCAGTTCCTGTTCTTCGACGGCCGCGACGGAGGCCGCACCACCGAGGTCTTCGGCGACCTGGCACGGGCCGAGCGGATCGCCGTACTGGTGCCGGGCTCGGACACCCACCTCGACCGGTACGCACGTCTGCGGTCCGGCGCGCTGGCGCTCCAGCGGGAGTTGGGCGGCCGGTCCGCGGTCCTCGCCTGGGCCGGGTACCGGACGCCGAGCACGGTGAGTCCCGATGTCCTCACCCCCGCCCGCGCGGCGGAGGCCGCTCCCGGGCTCCGCGCCTTCGTCGGTGCCGTGGCGAAGCTCCGTCCCACGGCGCGGCTCTCCGTGCTGTGCCATTCGTACGGAGCCGTGGTCTGTGGCCGGGCCGCGCCGGGGCTGGATGTCGCGGACCTGGTGCTGTTCGGCAGCCCCGGCGCGGGCGCCGAAAACGTCTCCGCGCTGCACACCCCGGCGACGGTGTGGGCCGGCCGGGGCGACGACGACTGGATCGCCGAGGTGCCGCACGGACAGCTGCAACTCCCCTTCGGCACACTCGGGTTGGGAGCGGATCCGGTCGCGCCCGAGTTCGGCGCCCGGGTCTTCGCGGCGGGGCCCGGCGGCCACAGCGACTACCTCACGCCCGGTTCCGTGTCCCTGCGGAACCTCGCCCGGATCGTGTCCGGCCAGGCCCCTTCCGAGGAGAGCGGCGATGCGTGA